The Lentzea guizhouensis genome contains a region encoding:
- a CDS encoding MaoC family dehydratase, with translation MRAFENIDELVAAKGEHLGFGEWHEVTQEQVNLFADATLDHQWIHIDVEKAAKGPFGGPVAHGYLTLSLVPYLVRDVYTVKNIKMGVNYGSNKVRFPQPVLVGARVRAGVELLDVSDIALGKQLVTKVVVEIEGGDKPACVAEIVSVIVP, from the coding sequence ATGCGCGCGTTCGAGAACATCGACGAGCTGGTCGCCGCGAAGGGCGAACACCTCGGGTTCGGCGAGTGGCACGAGGTCACGCAGGAGCAGGTCAACCTGTTCGCCGACGCGACGCTCGACCACCAGTGGATCCACATCGACGTCGAGAAGGCCGCGAAGGGCCCGTTCGGCGGCCCGGTCGCGCACGGCTACCTGACGTTGTCGCTGGTGCCGTACCTGGTGCGGGACGTCTACACCGTCAAGAACATCAAGATGGGCGTGAACTACGGCAGCAACAAGGTCCGCTTCCCGCAGCCGGTGCTGGTCGGCGCCAGGGTGCGCGCGGGCGTGGAGCTGCTCGACGTCTCGGACATCGCACTGGGCAAGCAGCTCGTGACCAAGGTCGTCGTCGAGATCGAGGGCGGCGACAAGCCGGCGTGCGTCGCCGAGATCGTCAGCGTGATCGTGCCGTGA
- a CDS encoding TetR/AcrR family transcriptional regulator, translating to MTVPERLIDAATRLFADKGYERVAVQEIVESAGVTKGAMYHYFGSKDDLLHEIYGRLLRLQTEHLEKIASSTGPVEDRLREAAVDVIVTSIDDFDAAKVFFRSMNHLSAEKQKVVRAERRRYHEKFRGLVEEGQRDGTFRADVPADVATYYFFGSLHQLGTWYRPDGEIPAGRLAEHYADLLIHSLTARSR from the coding sequence GTGACCGTGCCTGAAAGACTGATCGACGCCGCCACCCGCCTGTTCGCGGACAAGGGGTACGAACGCGTCGCCGTGCAGGAGATCGTGGAGAGCGCCGGAGTCACCAAAGGCGCTATGTACCACTACTTCGGGTCGAAGGACGACCTGCTGCACGAGATCTACGGGCGGTTGCTGCGCTTGCAGACCGAGCACCTGGAGAAGATCGCGTCCAGCACCGGGCCGGTCGAGGACCGGCTGCGCGAGGCCGCGGTCGACGTGATCGTCACCAGCATCGACGACTTCGACGCGGCCAAGGTGTTCTTCCGCTCGATGAACCACCTGTCCGCGGAGAAGCAGAAGGTGGTGCGGGCGGAACGGCGGCGCTACCACGAGAAGTTCCGCGGCCTGGTCGAGGAGGGCCAGCGCGACGGCACCTTCCGCGCCGACGTGCCCGCCGACGTCGCCACGTACTACTTCTTCGGGTCGCTGCACCAGCTGGGCACGTGGTACCGCCCGGACGGGGAGATCCCGGCCGGGCGGCTGGCGGAGCACTACGCGGACCTGCTGATCCACAGCCTCACGGCACGATCACGCTGA
- a CDS encoding DUF2855 family protein produces MSAWTVFIDRTDLTRAEVLRHDVPAVSGGEALLRVDRVGLTANNVTYGVFGDAIGYWNFFPATAPRGIVPVWGFADVVESAVDGLPTGTRVYGYLPMSSHVVVRPSLDAGGFVDVSEHRTGLPSAYNRYFTTTGDPAYVAEHEDLQMLYRPLFYTSFLLADQLADNDHHGARSVVISSASSKTAFGTAVGLTRTHTVGLTSPRNAEFTRGLGCYDTVLTYDRITDLPRDPTAYLDFSGSPELRDALHDHLGAALVKDISIGLTHQDVRQDPRSEFFFAPSRMRDRIREWGPDGLATRFAAAWRSLTAQAAEQVRVEHREGPDALVAVWREVLGGGTRPDRAHVITC; encoded by the coding sequence ATGAGCGCCTGGACCGTGTTCATCGACCGCACCGACCTCACCCGCGCCGAGGTGCTCCGCCACGACGTCCCGGCCGTCTCCGGCGGTGAGGCGCTGCTGCGCGTCGACCGCGTCGGGTTGACCGCCAACAACGTCACCTACGGCGTCTTCGGCGACGCCATCGGCTACTGGAACTTCTTCCCCGCCACCGCACCCAGGGGAATCGTCCCGGTGTGGGGTTTCGCCGACGTCGTCGAGTCCGCTGTGGACGGCCTGCCGACCGGCACCCGCGTCTACGGCTACCTCCCGATGAGCAGCCACGTCGTCGTGCGGCCATCGCTGGACGCCGGCGGTTTCGTCGACGTGAGCGAACACCGCACCGGACTGCCCAGCGCCTACAACCGCTACTTCACCACCACGGGTGACCCGGCCTACGTCGCCGAGCACGAAGACCTGCAGATGCTCTACCGGCCGCTGTTCTACACGTCGTTCCTGCTCGCGGACCAGCTGGCGGACAACGACCACCACGGCGCCCGCAGCGTCGTGATCTCCTCGGCCTCCAGCAAGACCGCGTTCGGCACCGCGGTGGGTCTCACCAGGACCCACACCGTCGGCCTCACCTCGCCGCGCAACGCCGAGTTCACCCGCGGTCTCGGCTGCTACGACACCGTGCTGACCTACGACCGGATCACCGACCTGCCGCGCGATCCGACGGCGTACCTGGACTTCAGCGGCTCCCCCGAGCTGCGCGACGCCCTGCACGACCACCTCGGCGCCGCGCTGGTGAAGGACATCTCCATCGGCCTCACCCACCAGGACGTGCGGCAGGACCCGCGGTCCGAGTTCTTCTTCGCGCCCAGCCGCATGCGCGACCGCATCCGGGAGTGGGGCCCCGACGGTCTCGCGACCCGGTTCGCCGCGGCCTGGCGCTCGCTGACCGCGCAGGCCGCGGAGCAGGTGCGGGTCGAGCACCGCGAGGGCCCGGACGCGCTGGTCGCGGTGTGGCGGGAGGTGCTCGGCGGTGGCACCCGGCCGGACCGGGCGCACGTGATCACCTGTTGA
- a CDS encoding 3'-5' exonuclease, with translation MKLDQVLVVDVESTCWEGTPPPREASEIIEIGICPVEVGSGVRGERRSVLVRPVRSAVSPFCTELTTLTPAMVAEGVSFAEACAVLRKEYRSDDRVWASYGDYDRKMFERQCAAFGVKYPFGPRHLNVKTLFALTHRLPREIGMADAVRMAGQRLDGTHHRGHDDAYNIAGLLLGLLNR, from the coding sequence GTGAAACTGGATCAGGTGCTCGTCGTCGACGTGGAGTCGACGTGCTGGGAGGGAACGCCGCCGCCGCGGGAGGCGTCGGAGATCATCGAGATCGGGATCTGCCCGGTCGAGGTGGGGTCCGGCGTTCGGGGCGAGCGGCGCAGCGTGCTCGTGCGGCCCGTGCGGTCGGCCGTCAGCCCGTTCTGCACCGAGCTGACGACGCTGACCCCGGCGATGGTCGCCGAGGGCGTCTCGTTCGCCGAGGCGTGTGCGGTGCTGCGCAAGGAGTACCGGTCCGACGACCGGGTCTGGGCGTCGTACGGGGACTACGACCGCAAGATGTTCGAACGGCAGTGCGCGGCGTTCGGGGTGAAGTACCCGTTCGGGCCGCGGCACCTGAACGTCAAGACGTTGTTCGCGTTGACGCACAGGTTGCCGCGCGAGATCGGGATGGCCGACGCGGTGCGGATGGCGGGGCAGCGGCTCGACGGCACGCACCACCGCGGCCACGACGACGCGTACAACATCGCCGGCCTGCTGCTGGGGCTGCTCAACAGGTGA
- a CDS encoding vWA domain-containing protein, translated as MRVLAAVLLLLLSACAACTASSPAPVRLRMLASPELADLGPVLAELKRATGVELVVEHRGAVEASRSLAGFDVAWLSTNRFLRLRGAEPALSASIMTSPVVLGVRRGKRAVLGERPTWADLADRAAMGEFRYGMADPRVSGGGMAALIGVATAAAGTGAALRPQDVSCDRLQGFLAGRAFDVPDPVGELVARPEVDGVVAHESELLALNASGRLTEPLDLVYPRDGIVLSDYPLMLVEPAQRAAYDRVVEWLRSPAAQRMITERTWRRPVDPATPRDSRLTADIGTALYFPDSQEVLDRLLLFHDRAGDGRQVVFVLDYSTSMRGERIAALREAFASLNGFDRFYVGETVTIVRFAGTVLEERSVTVRGRADLDALRAVVASDDLRDNTAIWGALDHALRLARGETTVVLMTDGENNAGPSVDEFLRVGRGEVPVYPIRFGEADRAELDRVAQASGGRLVEAGARSLLEAVREIRGCR; from the coding sequence ATGAGGGTGCTCGCCGCGGTGCTGCTGCTCCTGCTCAGCGCGTGCGCAGCGTGCACAGCGAGCTCACCCGCGCCGGTCCGGCTGCGGATGCTCGCGAGCCCCGAGCTCGCCGACCTCGGTCCGGTGCTCGCCGAGCTGAAGCGCGCCACCGGTGTCGAGCTCGTGGTGGAGCACCGGGGCGCGGTCGAGGCCAGCCGGTCGCTCGCCGGGTTCGACGTGGCGTGGTTGTCCACCAACAGGTTCTTGCGGCTGCGCGGTGCCGAGCCCGCGTTGTCGGCGAGCATCATGACCTCGCCGGTGGTGCTGGGCGTGCGGCGGGGCAAGCGGGCGGTGCTGGGCGAGCGGCCGACGTGGGCGGACCTCGCGGACCGGGCGGCGATGGGGGAGTTCCGCTACGGCATGGCCGACCCGCGCGTCTCCGGTGGCGGGATGGCCGCGCTCATCGGGGTCGCGACGGCGGCCGCGGGCACCGGTGCGGCGTTGCGGCCGCAGGACGTGAGCTGCGACCGGCTGCAGGGGTTCCTCGCCGGGCGGGCGTTCGACGTGCCCGACCCGGTCGGCGAGCTCGTCGCCCGGCCGGAGGTGGACGGGGTCGTCGCACACGAGTCGGAACTGCTGGCGCTCAACGCTTCCGGGCGGCTCACCGAGCCGTTGGACCTCGTGTACCCGCGTGACGGGATCGTGCTGTCGGACTACCCGCTGATGCTCGTCGAGCCGGCCCAGCGCGCCGCCTACGACCGGGTCGTGGAGTGGCTGCGGTCCCCGGCGGCCCAGCGGATGATCACCGAACGCACCTGGCGGCGGCCCGTCGACCCGGCCACGCCGCGCGACTCCAGGCTGACCGCGGACATCGGCACCGCGCTGTACTTCCCGGACAGCCAGGAGGTCCTGGACCGGCTGCTGCTGTTCCACGACCGGGCGGGCGACGGCCGGCAGGTGGTCTTCGTGCTGGACTACTCGACATCCATGCGGGGCGAGCGGATCGCCGCTCTGCGGGAGGCTTTCGCGTCGCTGAACGGGTTCGACCGCTTCTACGTCGGCGAGACGGTCACGATCGTCCGGTTCGCGGGCACTGTGCTGGAGGAGCGGTCGGTCACCGTGCGCGGACGGGCCGACCTCGACGCGTTGCGGGCCGTCGTCGCCTCGGACGACCTGCGCGACAACACGGCGATCTGGGGCGCGCTCGACCACGCGCTGCGGCTGGCCCGCGGCGAGACGACGGTCGTGCTGATGACCGACGGCGAGAACAACGCGGGACCGTCGGTGGACGAGTTCCTGCGCGTCGGCCGGGGCGAGGTGCCCGTGTACCCGATCCGGTTCGGCGAGGCGGACCGCGCCGAGCTCGACCGCGTGGCCCAGGCCAGCGGGGGCCGGCTCGTGGAGGCCGGCGCGAGGTCGTTGCTGGAGGCGGTGAGGGAGATCCGTGGGTGTCGATAG
- a CDS encoding SDR family NAD(P)-dependent oxidoreductase, which translates to MGILDKFRLDGKVAIVTGASSGLGVAFAKGLAEAGADVVLAARRADKLKDTAALVESVGRRALVVQADVSQPDDCREVARAAAEFGPVHVLVNNAGVASAVPASRETPEQFLGVMDVNLNGAYWMAQAAGAVMTNGGSIINISSVLGLVTGGIPQAAYSASKAGLLGLTRDLAQQWTGRKGIRVNAICPGFFASEMTDQYPPGYLEKMRAALPAGRIGDPEELAAAVVFLASPAGGYVTGETLVVDGGAVIV; encoded by the coding sequence GTGGGAATCCTGGACAAGTTCCGCCTCGACGGGAAGGTCGCGATCGTCACCGGCGCGTCCTCGGGGCTCGGCGTGGCGTTCGCGAAGGGCCTGGCGGAGGCGGGCGCGGACGTCGTGCTCGCGGCCCGGCGCGCGGACAAGCTGAAGGACACGGCGGCACTCGTCGAGTCCGTCGGCCGGCGCGCGCTGGTCGTGCAGGCCGACGTGTCGCAGCCCGACGACTGCCGTGAGGTGGCCCGCGCCGCCGCCGAGTTCGGCCCGGTGCACGTGCTGGTCAACAACGCCGGTGTGGCGTCGGCGGTGCCGGCCTCGCGCGAGACGCCCGAGCAGTTCCTCGGCGTGATGGACGTGAACCTCAACGGCGCGTACTGGATGGCGCAAGCGGCGGGGGCGGTGATGACGAACGGCGGTTCGATCATCAACATCTCCAGCGTGCTGGGCCTGGTGACCGGGGGCATCCCGCAGGCGGCCTACTCGGCGTCGAAGGCCGGTCTGCTCGGCTTGACCCGCGACCTGGCGCAGCAGTGGACCGGGCGCAAGGGCATCCGCGTCAACGCGATCTGCCCCGGTTTCTTCGCCTCGGAGATGACCGACCAGTACCCGCCGGGCTACCTGGAGAAGATGCGGGCCGCGTTGCCCGCGGGCCGGATCGGTGACCCGGAGGAGCTGGCCGCCGCGGTCGTCTTCCTCGCGTCCCCGGCCGGTGGTTACGTGACCGGCGAGACGCTGGTCGTGGACGGTGGCGCGGTCATCGTCTGA
- a CDS encoding acetyl-CoA C-acetyltransferase, with protein sequence MAEAVIVSTARSPIGRARKGSLVSLRPDDLAVQVISAALGEIPATEITDLHLGCAEPQDEHGQNIARRVAVQLGYDSVPGTTVNRFCASSVQTARMAFHAIKAGEGHAFISAGVECVSRYMHSGAPSSNPLFDEAQQRTADTAASNAPWTDPRLDGKLPDYYIAMGQTAENVATQLGISRHDQDEFAVRSQNLAEKAIADGFFAREITPVTLPDGTVVSTDDGPRAGVTYEAVSSLKPSFRPEGTVTAGNCCPLNDGAAAVVVMSDVRARELGLTPLARIVSTGVSGLSPEIMGLGPVEATQQALAHAGMSISDIDLVEINEAFAVQVLGSQRALGIDIDRLNVHGGAIALGHPFGSTGARIMTTLINGMRSRDAQFGLETMCVGGGQGMAIILERLS encoded by the coding sequence GTGGCGGAAGCCGTCATCGTCTCCACCGCGCGGTCGCCGATCGGCCGGGCGCGCAAGGGTTCGCTCGTCTCGCTGCGGCCGGACGACCTGGCCGTGCAGGTGATCTCCGCGGCGCTGGGCGAGATCCCCGCCACCGAGATCACCGACCTGCACCTCGGGTGTGCCGAGCCGCAGGACGAGCACGGGCAGAACATCGCGCGCCGGGTGGCCGTGCAGCTCGGGTACGACAGCGTGCCCGGCACGACGGTCAACCGGTTCTGCGCGTCCTCGGTGCAGACCGCGCGGATGGCGTTCCACGCGATCAAGGCGGGCGAGGGGCACGCGTTCATCTCCGCCGGCGTCGAATGCGTGTCGCGGTACATGCACTCCGGTGCGCCCTCGTCGAACCCGTTGTTCGACGAGGCGCAGCAGCGGACGGCCGACACGGCGGCGTCCAACGCGCCGTGGACCGACCCGCGGCTGGACGGCAAGCTGCCCGACTACTACATCGCGATGGGCCAGACCGCGGAGAACGTCGCCACCCAGCTCGGCATCTCCCGGCACGACCAGGACGAGTTCGCGGTGCGGTCGCAGAACCTCGCCGAGAAGGCGATCGCGGACGGGTTCTTCGCCCGCGAGATCACGCCGGTGACGCTGCCGGACGGGACCGTGGTGTCCACTGACGACGGTCCGCGCGCCGGAGTGACGTACGAGGCCGTCTCGTCCTTGAAGCCGTCGTTCCGCCCCGAGGGCACCGTCACCGCCGGCAACTGCTGCCCGCTCAACGACGGCGCCGCCGCCGTGGTGGTCATGAGCGACGTGCGGGCCCGCGAGCTCGGGCTGACCCCGTTGGCGCGCATCGTGTCCACCGGTGTCTCCGGGCTTTCGCCGGAGATCATGGGCCTCGGGCCGGTGGAAGCCACGCAGCAAGCGCTTGCGCATGCCGGTATGTCCATTTCGGACATCGACCTGGTGGAGATCAACGAGGCGTTCGCCGTGCAGGTGCTCGGCAGCCAGCGCGCGCTCGGCATCGACATCGACCGGCTGAACGTGCACGGCGGTGCCATCGCGCTCGGCCACCCGTTCGGCTCGACCGGCGCCCGGATCATGACCACCCTGATCAACGGCATGCGGTCCCGCGACGCCCAGTTCGGTCTGGAGACGATGTGCGTCGGCGGCGGTCAGGGCATGGCGATCATCCTGGAAAGGCTCTCGTAG
- a CDS encoding acyl-CoA dehydrogenase family protein, with amino-acid sequence MQRTLFNEDHVAFRESAKEFVDRTIVPNVEKFIEQRVIDRDVWLEAGRQGLLGLEIPEEYGGSGANDYRFNAVFAEELCRVNAAVASSLGIHGDVVAPYLVDLCTEEQKQRWLPGMCTGELKTGIAMTEPSGGSDLAALKTTAVHDGDDWILNGSKTFITNGYTADMIVVAARTDPAKGARGITLFAVETGMPGFERGRKLDKVGQHPSDTAELFFSDVRLPAANMIGEEGQGFIYMMERLPQERIGAAISNLAHAQGIFDETLEYVKERKAFGQAIGKFQHNKFLLSELRTKLDVTQAFVDNLTMQHVRRELTAVEAAQAKYWSADIENEVIDACVQLHGGYGYMTEYRVARAWMDARVTKIWAGSNEIMKELIGRDLGL; translated from the coding sequence GTGCAGCGGACGCTGTTCAACGAGGACCACGTCGCGTTCCGGGAGTCGGCGAAGGAGTTCGTCGACCGCACGATCGTGCCGAACGTCGAGAAGTTCATCGAGCAGCGGGTGATCGACCGCGACGTCTGGCTGGAGGCCGGGCGTCAGGGCCTGCTGGGCCTGGAGATCCCGGAGGAGTACGGCGGCAGCGGTGCGAACGACTACCGCTTCAACGCCGTCTTCGCCGAGGAGCTCTGCCGGGTCAACGCGGCCGTCGCGTCGTCGCTCGGCATCCACGGTGACGTCGTCGCGCCGTACCTGGTCGACCTGTGCACCGAGGAGCAGAAGCAGCGCTGGCTGCCCGGCATGTGCACCGGCGAGCTCAAGACCGGCATCGCGATGACCGAGCCCTCCGGTGGCTCCGACCTCGCCGCGCTGAAGACCACCGCCGTGCACGACGGTGACGACTGGATCCTCAACGGCTCCAAGACGTTCATCACCAACGGCTACACCGCCGACATGATCGTCGTCGCGGCCCGCACCGACCCGGCGAAGGGCGCGCGCGGCATCACGCTGTTCGCCGTCGAGACCGGCATGCCCGGCTTCGAACGCGGCCGCAAGCTCGACAAGGTCGGCCAGCACCCCTCCGACACCGCGGAGCTGTTCTTCTCCGACGTGCGCCTGCCCGCCGCGAACATGATCGGCGAGGAGGGCCAGGGCTTCATCTACATGATGGAACGCCTGCCGCAGGAGCGGATCGGCGCCGCCATCTCGAACCTCGCGCACGCCCAGGGCATCTTCGACGAGACCCTGGAGTACGTGAAGGAGCGCAAGGCGTTCGGGCAGGCGATCGGCAAGTTCCAGCACAACAAGTTCCTGCTCTCGGAGCTGCGCACCAAGCTCGACGTGACGCAGGCGTTCGTCGACAACCTGACCATGCAGCACGTGCGGCGCGAGCTGACCGCGGTCGAGGCGGCGCAGGCGAAGTACTGGAGCGCCGACATCGAGAACGAGGTCATCGACGCCTGCGTGCAGCTGCACGGCGGCTACGGCTACATGACCGAGTACCGCGTCGCCCGCGCGTGGATGGACGCCCGCGTCACGAAGATCTGGGCGGGCTCCAACGAGATCATGAAGGAACTCATCGGCCGCGACCTCGGCCTGTAA
- a CDS encoding TetR/AcrR family transcriptional regulator, giving the protein MTTTGLDEFELLDETWRSITPDAARRMLIAAAHAFADKGYHATTTRDIAALAGMSPAAVYIHYRSKEELLFAISRVGHETSLTLLSAISGADAVERLKNAVAAFAGWHAEFHTTARVVQYELGALSPEHHAEVAELRRQIDGRMRAFISDGIADGVFDVPDLPGATLAVLSLCIDVARWYQPGGRRTPDEIGALYADLVLRMLRPAT; this is encoded by the coding sequence ATGACGACGACCGGCCTGGACGAGTTCGAGCTGCTCGACGAGACGTGGCGCTCGATCACCCCGGACGCCGCCCGCCGGATGCTCATCGCGGCCGCGCACGCGTTCGCGGACAAGGGATACCACGCGACGACGACCCGGGACATCGCCGCGTTGGCCGGAATGTCCCCCGCGGCGGTGTACATCCACTACCGCTCCAAGGAAGAGCTGCTGTTCGCCATCTCCCGCGTCGGCCACGAGACGTCGCTGACGCTGCTCTCGGCCATCAGCGGCGCCGACGCGGTGGAGCGGCTGAAGAACGCGGTGGCGGCGTTCGCGGGGTGGCACGCGGAGTTCCACACGACGGCGCGGGTGGTGCAGTACGAGCTGGGCGCGCTCTCACCGGAACACCACGCGGAGGTGGCGGAGCTGCGCAGGCAGATCGACGGGCGGATGCGGGCGTTCATCTCCGACGGCATCGCCGACGGCGTGTTCGACGTGCCGGACCTGCCGGGCGCGACGCTCGCGGTGCTGTCGCTGTGCATCGACGTGGCCCGCTGGTACCAGCCGGGCGGCAGGCGCACGCCGGACGAGATCGGCGCGCTGTACGCCGACCTCGTCCTGCGGATGCTGCGGCCCGCTACCTGA
- a CDS encoding GlsB/YeaQ/YmgE family stress response membrane protein translates to MTIESILGALIIGLVLGLLGKLFAPGKQNIPIWLTLLVGIAAAFIGSWLARLFGVEDTPGIDWIEVIVQIVVAAIGVSLVAGLYGRSKVR, encoded by the coding sequence GTGACCATCGAGAGCATTCTCGGCGCGCTCATCATCGGCCTGGTGCTCGGTTTGCTGGGCAAGCTGTTCGCGCCGGGCAAGCAGAACATCCCGATCTGGCTGACCCTGCTGGTCGGCATCGCGGCCGCGTTCATCGGGTCGTGGCTCGCCAGGCTGTTCGGCGTGGAGGACACGCCGGGCATCGACTGGATCGAGGTGATCGTCCAGATCGTGGTCGCCGCGATCGGCGTCTCGCTCGTGGCCGGTCTGTACGGCCGCAGCAAGGTCAGGTAG
- a CDS encoding sporulation protein yields the protein MVFKRMLRAFGVGGPTVDTVLTNPNVRPGEVLSGEVRIAGGDHPAEIDHVTLALLTRVEVESGDNEYNTNMEFHKFSVAQRIVAQPHQNLSLPFQVPVPVECPLNVVGGMQLAGMQLGLRTELEVRGAVDPGDLDPIWVHPLPSQDAVLQAFGQMGFRFTKADNERGRIHGVPQTLPFYQEIEFYPPPQFAGRVKQVELTFVTTPQHVHVILEADKRAGLLRAGGDAYGRFAVTHEQAVGTDWTATINQWMSQVSGSRW from the coding sequence GTGGTGTTCAAGAGGATGTTGCGCGCGTTCGGCGTGGGCGGGCCGACTGTCGACACGGTGCTGACCAACCCGAACGTCCGGCCCGGCGAGGTGCTGAGCGGCGAGGTCAGGATCGCGGGCGGCGACCACCCGGCCGAGATCGACCACGTCACGCTGGCGCTGCTCACCCGCGTCGAGGTCGAGAGCGGCGACAACGAGTACAACACCAACATGGAGTTCCACAAGTTCTCCGTGGCTCAGCGGATCGTGGCGCAGCCGCACCAGAACCTCTCGCTGCCCTTCCAGGTCCCGGTGCCGGTCGAGTGCCCGCTGAACGTCGTCGGCGGCATGCAGCTCGCCGGCATGCAGCTGGGCCTGCGCACCGAGCTCGAGGTCCGCGGCGCGGTCGACCCCGGTGACCTCGACCCGATCTGGGTGCACCCGCTGCCCTCGCAGGACGCGGTGCTGCAGGCGTTCGGGCAGATGGGCTTCCGCTTCACCAAGGCCGACAACGAGCGGGGCCGCATCCACGGCGTGCCGCAGACGCTGCCGTTCTACCAGGAGATCGAGTTCTACCCGCCGCCGCAGTTCGCGGGCCGCGTCAAGCAGGTCGAGCTGACCTTCGTCACGACGCCGCAGCACGTCCACGTGATCCTGGAGGCCGACAAGCGCGCCGGCCTGCTGCGTGCCGGTGGGGACGCCTACGGCCGCTTCGCCGTCACGCACGAGCAGGCGGTCGGCACGGACTGGACCGCGACGATCAACCAGTGGATGAGCCAGGTGTCGGGCAGCCGCTGGTAG